A single region of the Planctomycetota bacterium genome encodes:
- a CDS encoding aminotransferase class I/II-fold pyridoxal phosphate-dependent enzyme: MLKVDHIEWVKMLDLEKIKYPLMISGMPSLELKELLQMGFKMKNLELYSHHNARDSYGPLALKQELAKYYNVKVANIAMCAGANMAIYLLCAGLLKSGDEIILESPCYEPMRRSAQSLGAKIVPLHRRIENNWQPDPAELDRLITRKTKLIFLTDLHNPSGVKMDEAVIRGLVKVAEKHHVYIACDEVYKDFLFVERDDQKFSSQTRLRRDQPRRPFCKTSPMAITLSSLTKVYGLGLMRTGWIMASPELAYLFSRTYDYMSAVDSYPAQMISLYCMRHIGALIKRTKEIVGNKRQIIKDWIATEPRLKWVEPAGGIVCFIKLPFKDSFKFQKHLFQRYQTSVVPGEYFGTPGYIRIASGTKPHLLKQGLKNISLALKKFS; the protein is encoded by the coding sequence ATGTTAAAGGTCGACCACATCGAATGGGTCAAGATGCTGGACCTGGAAAAAATCAAATACCCGCTGATGATAAGCGGCATGCCGTCTCTGGAACTCAAGGAACTGCTCCAGATGGGTTTCAAGATGAAGAATCTGGAACTATACAGCCATCATAATGCCAGAGACAGCTACGGCCCGCTGGCCTTGAAACAGGAATTGGCTAAATATTACAATGTTAAGGTAGCCAATATTGCCATGTGTGCCGGAGCAAATATGGCTATCTACCTGCTCTGCGCCGGACTGCTTAAAAGCGGGGATGAGATTATCCTGGAATCGCCGTGCTACGAGCCGATGAGACGCTCAGCCCAGTCGCTCGGCGCCAAGATAGTTCCTTTACACAGGCGGATAGAAAATAACTGGCAACCGGACCCGGCTGAGTTGGACCGCCTGATTACCCGCAAGACCAAACTCATCTTCCTGACCGACCTGCATAATCCCTCCGGCGTAAAGATGGATGAAGCCGTTATCAGGGGATTGGTCAAGGTGGCCGAAAAACACCATGTCTATATTGCCTGTGACGAGGTCTATAAGGATTTCTTGTTTGTCGAAAGGGACGACCAGAAATTTAGCTCACAGACCCGCCTCAGGAGGGACCAGCCACGTCGGCCGTTCTGCAAGACCAGCCCGATGGCCATAACGCTGTCCAGCTTAACCAAGGTCTATGGCCTGGGCCTGATGCGCACCGGCTGGATTATGGCATCGCCGGAACTGGCCTATCTCTTCTCCCGGACCTATGATTATATGTCGGCCGTTGACTCCTATCCGGCCCAGATGATTTCGCTATACTGCATGCGTCATATTGGAGCGCTGATAAAACGCACTAAAGAGATAGTCGGGAATAAGCGCCAGATAATCAAGGACTGGATAGCCACCGAGCCGCGTTTGAAATGGGTTGAGCCGGCCGGCGGCATCGTTTGTTTCATCAAATTACCGTTCAAGGATTCGTTCAAATTCCAGAAACACCTGTTCCAACGCTACCAGACCTCGGTAGTTCCGGGCGAATATTTTGGGACGCCGGGCTATATCCGGATTGCCTCAGGCACCAAACCCCATCTCCTGAAACAGGGCTTGAAAAATATCTCTCTGGCATTGAAGAAATTTAGCTAG